The Halodesulfovibrio marinisediminis DSM 17456 genomic interval ACCGGTTTTGATCTGGCCGGAGTTCACTGCCACTGCGAGGTCTGCGATGAAGCTGTCTTCAGTTTCACCGGAGCGGTGAGAGATAACGGTGGAGTATGCAGCACCTTTTGCCATTTCGATGGTGTCGAGGGTCTCGGTGAGGGTACCAATCTGGTTAAGTTTAATCAGAATGGAGTTACCGCAACCTTCTTCGATGCCTTCAGCAAGGATTTCAGGGTTGGTCACGAAGATGTCGTCACCAACGATCTGGGTGGTAGGAAGTTTTTCGGTAAGAAGCTTCCAGCCGTCCCAATCCTGTTCGGAGAGACCGTCTTCAATGGAGATGAGCGGGTATTTTTCGGTGAATGCTGCGAGCCAATCAACCATTTCTTCAGAAGTAAGGGTCTTGTTTTCACCGGAAAGAACGTACTTGCCGTCTTTGTAGAATTCAGAAGCAGCAGCGTCGATTGCAAGAGCAATCTCTTTACCTGGAACGTAGCCAGCAGCTTCGATAGCTTTCATGATGTAGTCAAAAGCTTCTGCGTGGCTGTCGAGGTTAGGAGCAAAGCCGCCTTCGTCACCAACAGAGGTAACGTGACCGTCGTTGGAGAGAAGTTTTTTCAGTGCGTGGAATACTTCTGCGCCCATGCGGAGTGCTTCAGCAAAAGTAGGAGCACCGATAGGCATGATCATGAATTCCTGAATGTCGAGGTTGTTTGGTGCATGCTCGCCACCGTTGATGATGTTCATCATTGGTACTGGAAGTACTTTAGCGTTGATGCCGCCAAGGTACTGGTACAGAGGCTGGCCGAGGTAGCTTGCTGCTGCACGTGCAACTGCGAGAGATACGCCGAGCATTGCGTTAGCGCCGAGACGTTCTTTGTTTTCGGTGCCGTCGAGCTCGATGAGGATGTTGTCGATGTTAACCTGACGGGTTGCGTCGAGACCGATGATGTTCTCTGCAATTTCACCCATTACGTTGTTAACAGCTGTTTCAACACCTTTACCGAGGTAACGGTTTTTGTCACCGTCACGCAGTTCGAGTGCTTCACGGGTGCCGGTGGATGCGCCGGATGGAACAGCGGCGCGGCCGGAGTGACCGGATTCGAGGGAAACTTCAACTTCAACGGTTGGATTGCCGCGGGAATCCAAAATCTCTCTTGCCCATACGGAAACAATAGTACTCATTCTATAACTCCTTGTAGTCCGACCGGTTGGCCGTTCTTTTCTAACAAAAGTACAAAAAACACAGTGGGTACGGTGTGCTACCGGATGCCACTTTCCAAATATAATAACCGCAAACCTTCCATTAAAAGGTTAGAGCGGACATGGTCAAAACATGATGCAACGCGCGCGATATCTTTAGCAAAGCCGCCGGTTGCAACAACTTCCATTGGGCCTTCAAGCGTGCCGGAAAGACGTTTGCATAAGCCCTCTGTCATTGCTGCAAAGCCGAAAATAAAACCGTGGTTGATACTGGTGGATGTGCTGCGGCCAAAAACAGGCATGTCGCTGTGCACTTCCAGACTGATCTGCGGAAGCTTTGCAGTGTTGCTGGCTAATGCAGATGCAGCAGACTTAACACCGGGGCAGATAAGTCCGCCAAGATATGCATTGTCTTGCACGCAGTCAAAAGTTGTAGCGGTGCCAAAATCTACAGAAACGATAGAACGTGCTTCCGGGTAGAGTTTGCGTGAAGCGTACGCACCTACAAGGCGGTCAGCACCAACCTGTTCAGGCCGTGTGTATCGGTTTTCTAATGGAATAGGAATATCTTCCGGAGCAAGTAGCAGTCTTTGATTTAAGTAGCGTTTGAGGGCATTGCGGATAATCGGATTCATATCCGGAACAACAGAGCTACCGATACATGCCCGGATTTCATCTGGGGAAATAGACATGTGAGAGAGGATGTCTAAGATGCGAAACCCAATAGAATCAGAAGTTTGGTGTGGATCTGTGGGTAAGACATATGTTGTGGCGAGATCTTCTCTTTCTGTAATACCAATTTTAATATTAGTATTCCCAATATCGAATAATAGAACAGTGTTAGTCATATTTCCTCTGGTTGAATCTCAACGCCTGAGCATGGAATCTAAAGTCAGTGAATGTTTTTTTAACGAATACTAAATCACTTTGTTAATTATCTCATGCTCACTACTGGTATTTCAGTATTAAAATTAAATCTGAATACAGACAATACATAGTAGTATACTGTGCGGCATCTACAAATTATTGAAATCGCCCAAAACACTCATACGAAATATAAGGGTATGCGTTGTTTTGTTGGCAAAAATGCTCTGTGGTTTTCAGGTCACGGCATCTTTATTCATACATGGCTTGACCATGCACTCTACTGCGCCAACGACTTGTGCTGTAGCGGCACGTACCCTCTTTGATAGAATAAAACAAGAGAACAAAAAAGAGAAAAAACAAATAAAGCTACATGAAACAGTTTACAACATCTCTGTAGCACATCCTGTAAGGAGATTTAATGCAAGCTGCTGCTCTTATTCCTGCTCCAGAAGCCATACCGGTGGCTGCCGGTTGTTTGGAAGGACTTTTGATTGTCACGTTTGCTTTACACATTATTCTCATTAATTCTGTTCTGGGCGGTGCTATAGTCTGTTCAGTACGTAGCGTTGTGAACAAAAATAGTATTGCTATCAAAAAAATTGCCAAGGTTTTGCCGTCACTGTTTGCACTGGCTATTAACTTAGGTGTTGCTCCTCTCTTATTCATCCAGATACTCTACGGACAATACATGTATACAAGTTCCATTTTGATGGCGATGTATTGGTTGAGTGTCTTTTTTCTCGCTATTTTTGCCTACTATGCTTTGTATGTGT includes:
- the eno gene encoding phosphopyruvate hydratase; the protein is MSTIVSVWAREILDSRGNPTVEVEVSLESGHSGRAAVPSGASTGTREALELRDGDKNRYLGKGVETAVNNVMGEIAENIIGLDATRQVNIDNILIELDGTENKERLGANAMLGVSLAVARAAASYLGQPLYQYLGGINAKVLPVPMMNIINGGEHAPNNLDIQEFMIMPIGAPTFAEALRMGAEVFHALKKLLSNDGHVTSVGDEGGFAPNLDSHAEAFDYIMKAIEAAGYVPGKEIALAIDAAASEFYKDGKYVLSGENKTLTSEEMVDWLAAFTEKYPLISIEDGLSEQDWDGWKLLTEKLPTTQIVGDDIFVTNPEILAEGIEEGCGNSILIKLNQIGTLTETLDTIEMAKGAAYSTVISHRSGETEDSFIADLAVAVNSGQIKTGSLSRSDRLAKYNQLLRIEEDLDDDGIFFGPYMAAHFGLGD
- a CDS encoding type III pantothenate kinase, with the translated sequence MTNTVLLFDIGNTNIKIGITEREDLATTYVLPTDPHQTSDSIGFRILDILSHMSISPDEIRACIGSSVVPDMNPIIRNALKRYLNQRLLLAPEDIPIPLENRYTRPEQVGADRLVGAYASRKLYPEARSIVSVDFGTATTFDCVQDNAYLGGLICPGVKSAASALASNTAKLPQISLEVHSDMPVFGRSTSTSINHGFIFGFAAMTEGLCKRLSGTLEGPMEVVATGGFAKDIARVASCFDHVRSNLLMEGLRLLYLESGIR